In Deltaproteobacteria bacterium, the following are encoded in one genomic region:
- a CDS encoding ribosome recycling factor, translating into MSDENSDLVLSEARQEMQKSLSGLGHDLSKIRTGRANPALLEGLSVDYYGTPTPLKKLAQLNAPEARLITVQPFDRSAIPEIEKAIHKANLGVSPISDGKIVRVPIPELTEERRKDLVKQVKKLGEDHKVGVRNARRDAIAMAKDLQKDGDLGEDDARHLQDRIQKLTDDFIAQIDKSVDAKEAELLKV; encoded by the coding sequence ATGTCCGACGAGAACAGCGATCTGGTCCTCTCCGAAGCGCGCCAGGAGATGCAGAAGAGCCTCTCCGGTCTGGGCCACGATCTCTCCAAGATCCGGACCGGCCGCGCCAATCCCGCCCTGCTCGAGGGGCTCTCGGTCGACTACTACGGCACGCCGACCCCGCTGAAGAAGCTCGCGCAGCTGAACGCCCCCGAGGCGCGGCTGATCACCGTGCAGCCCTTCGACCGCAGCGCGATTCCCGAGATCGAGAAGGCGATCCACAAGGCCAACCTCGGCGTCTCGCCGATCTCCGACGGCAAGATCGTGCGGGTGCCGATCCCCGAGCTCACTGAGGAGCGGCGCAAGGACCTGGTGAAGCAGGTCAAGAAGCTCGGCGAGGATCACAAGGTCGGCGTGCGCAACGCGCGCCGTGATGCGATCGCGATGGCGAAGGACCTGCAGAAGGACGGCGATCTGGGCGAGGACGACGCGCGCCACCTGCAGGACCGGATCCAGAAGCTCACCGACGATTTCATCGCGCAGATCGACAAGTCGGTCGACGCGAAGGAAGCCGAGCTGCTTAAGGTCTGA
- a CDS encoding UMP kinase, whose protein sequence is MTPVYKRVLLKISGQSLAGERGWGIDSKTIHETAREICELSGLRVELGVVCGGGNIIRGITASAQGINRVAADNMGMLGGVINALALQDALEKCGADTRVLSAIEIKQVAEPHIRRRAIRHMEKGRVVIFAAGTGNPFFTTDTGAALRAMEMGAEVLLKGTRVDGVYDSDPEKFPNARRFDRVTYREFLHQSLGVMDSTAITLCQDNKLPIVVFNMSVPGNMLRVVSGEAIGTLVTA, encoded by the coding sequence ATGACCCCGGTCTACAAGCGCGTCCTGCTCAAGATCTCCGGCCAGAGCCTCGCGGGCGAGCGCGGCTGGGGGATCGATTCCAAGACCATCCACGAGACCGCGCGCGAGATCTGTGAGCTCTCGGGACTCAGGGTCGAGCTCGGCGTGGTCTGCGGCGGGGGCAACATCATCCGCGGCATCACCGCCTCGGCCCAGGGCATCAACCGCGTCGCCGCCGACAACATGGGCATGCTCGGCGGCGTGATCAACGCGCTCGCGCTCCAGGACGCGCTGGAGAAGTGCGGCGCCGACACGCGCGTGCTCTCGGCGATCGAGATCAAGCAGGTCGCCGAGCCGCACATCCGCCGGCGCGCGATCCGCCACATGGAGAAGGGCAGGGTCGTGATCTTCGCGGCCGGCACGGGCAATCCGTTCTTCACCACCGACACCGGCGCGGCGCTCCGCGCGATGGAGATGGGCGCAGAGGTGCTGCTGAAGGGCACGCGCGTCGACGGCGTCTACGACTCCGATCCGGAGAAGTTCCCGAACGCCCGGCGCTTCGACCGTGTGACCTACCGGGAGTTCCTGCACCAGAGCCTCGGCGTCATGGACTCCACGGCGATCACGCTGTGCCAGGACAACAAGCTGCCGATCGTGGTGTTCAACATGAGCGTGCCCGGCAACATGCTGCGAGTGGTCTCCGGGGAGGCGATCGGCACGCTCGTCACGGCCTGA
- a CDS encoding histidine phosphatase family protein codes for MIEVVLVRHAQPDWEPGGLAVDHPLLSTHGREQAQALAEALAGERFDAGYTSTLGRAIETAAPVGERLGIEFERCSWLDELRLPTLEGRTAEEVAQFFARARARDLEQWWDGMPPGGESFRHLYERVSGGVEALLSASHGMRIHSNSGFRLWRPPQEDRRLLVVAHEGSISVILSRLLDVEPVSWAFVRFSSYWAAITRLVTVPIADAYAFSLRAFNEIEHLRPLGLPPGGRRG; via the coding sequence GTGATCGAGGTCGTGCTGGTCCGGCATGCGCAGCCGGACTGGGAGCCCGGAGGGCTCGCGGTGGATCACCCGCTGCTCAGCACGCACGGCCGCGAGCAGGCACAGGCGCTCGCGGAGGCGCTCGCCGGCGAGCGTTTCGACGCCGGCTACACCAGCACGCTCGGCCGCGCGATCGAGACCGCCGCTCCGGTCGGCGAGCGCCTCGGCATCGAGTTCGAGCGCTGCTCCTGGCTCGACGAGCTGCGCCTGCCGACGCTCGAAGGGCGTACGGCGGAAGAGGTCGCGCAGTTCTTCGCACGCGCGCGCGCCCGCGACCTGGAGCAGTGGTGGGACGGGATGCCGCCCGGCGGAGAGTCCTTCCGGCACCTCTACGAGCGCGTCTCGGGCGGCGTCGAGGCGCTGCTCTCGGCCTCCCACGGCATGCGCATCCACTCGAACTCGGGCTTCCGGCTCTGGCGCCCGCCGCAGGAGGACCGGCGGCTCTTGGTCGTGGCGCACGAGGGCTCGATCTCGGTGATCCTGTCGCGGCTCCTCGACGTCGAGCCGGTCTCCTGGGCCTTCGTGCGTTTCTCCAGCTACTGGGCGGCGATCACGCGGCTGGTGACGGTCCCGATCGCGGATGCCTACGCGTTCTCGCTGCGCGCCTTCAACGAGATCGAGCACCTGCGCCCCCTGGGACTTCCTCCGGGCGGAAGGCGCGGCTGA
- a CDS encoding 1-deoxy-D-xylulose-5-phosphate reductoisomerase, which yields MKRIALLGSTGSIGTQTLEVISRFPEKLRVVALAAGRSVDLLIQQCKQFRPELVSVARAEDARLAREALGEPGPRVVSGAEGLCEVATHAADLVIGALVGSAGLEPVVAALACGRDVALANKEVLVTGGPLVLDAARASGAKLLPLDSEHVAIAQCLAGQRGAAVRKIWLTASGGPFRKANAEALAKASPAQALAHPNWEMGAKISIDSATLMNKGFEVIEARWLFDLEPERIGVLVHPESIVHSLVEYSDGSWIAQLGVPDMRIPISYTLGMPDRLPLDDLAPLDLVALGALHFEAPDLGRFPALRLAFEALAAGGTAPATLNAANEIAVAAFLAGELEFTGIASVAEEVMARVAVRPGRSLEEIRDVDEQARRAARQWIEERSP from the coding sequence GTGAAGCGGATCGCGCTGCTCGGCTCGACGGGCTCGATCGGAACGCAGACGCTGGAAGTGATCTCGCGCTTCCCCGAGAAGCTCCGCGTCGTCGCGCTCGCGGCCGGCCGCTCGGTCGATCTGTTGATCCAGCAGTGCAAGCAGTTCCGGCCGGAGCTCGTCTCGGTCGCCCGCGCGGAGGACGCTCGGCTCGCGCGCGAGGCGCTCGGCGAGCCGGGCCCGCGCGTCGTGTCGGGCGCCGAGGGCCTGTGCGAGGTCGCCACGCACGCGGCCGATCTCGTGATCGGCGCGCTCGTCGGCAGCGCCGGGCTCGAGCCCGTCGTCGCGGCACTCGCATGCGGCCGCGACGTGGCGCTCGCGAACAAGGAAGTGCTCGTCACCGGTGGCCCCCTCGTGCTCGACGCCGCGCGCGCGAGCGGTGCGAAGCTGCTCCCGCTCGACTCCGAGCACGTCGCGATCGCTCAGTGCCTCGCGGGCCAGCGCGGCGCGGCGGTGCGCAAGATCTGGCTCACCGCATCGGGGGGGCCGTTCCGCAAGGCGAACGCCGAGGCGCTTGCGAAGGCGAGCCCTGCGCAGGCGCTCGCGCATCCGAACTGGGAGATGGGCGCCAAGATCTCGATCGACTCGGCGACGCTGATGAACAAGGGCTTCGAGGTGATCGAGGCACGCTGGCTCTTCGACCTCGAGCCCGAGCGGATCGGGGTGCTCGTGCACCCGGAGAGCATCGTCCACTCGCTGGTCGAGTACAGCGACGGCAGCTGGATCGCGCAGCTCGGCGTGCCCGATATGCGCATCCCGATTTCCTACACTCTGGGAATGCCGGATCGCCTGCCCCTCGACGACCTGGCGCCGCTGGATCTGGTGGCGCTCGGCGCGCTCCACTTCGAAGCGCCCGACCTGGGGCGCTTTCCTGCGCTGCGGCTGGCCTTCGAGGCGCTCGCGGCGGGCGGAACCGCGCCCGCGACGCTGAACGCCGCCAACGAGATCGCAGTGGCCGCGTTTCTCGCCGGCGAGCTCGAGTTCACGGGGATCGCGTCGGTCGCCGAAGAGGTGATGGCACGCGTCGCGGTGCGGCCGGGTCGGTCGCTCGAGGAGATCCGCGACGTCGATGAACAGGCCCGCCGAGCGGCGCGTCAGTGGATCGAGGAGCGCTCGCCTTGA
- a CDS encoding isoprenyl transferase, whose translation MRRLDASKIPRHVAIIPDGNGRWAESRGLPRNLGHKQGTEAVRGVVRAAHELAIERLTVYAFSTENWARPPEEVEAIMDLLDRYIVAETDYLVSNGIRVEVIGRMQMLDARIQERLAEIVRRTEGNDEMRLTFALSYSGRSEIVDAVRAIAREVEAGNLEPEAIDEKCLQAHLYAPEVPDPDLLIRTGGEHRVSNFLLWQLAYTELWTSETLWPDFTKSDLIEALAAYQQRERRFGRTGAQAREPVS comes from the coding sequence GTGCGAAGGCTCGATGCGAGCAAGATCCCGCGCCACGTCGCGATCATCCCCGACGGGAACGGTCGCTGGGCGGAGAGCCGCGGACTGCCGCGAAACCTCGGCCACAAGCAGGGCACCGAGGCCGTGCGCGGCGTGGTGCGCGCGGCACACGAGCTCGCGATCGAGCGCCTGACCGTCTACGCATTCTCGACCGAGAACTGGGCGCGGCCGCCGGAAGAGGTCGAGGCGATCATGGATCTGCTCGACCGGTACATCGTGGCCGAGACCGACTACCTGGTGAGCAACGGCATCCGCGTCGAGGTGATCGGCCGGATGCAGATGCTGGACGCGCGCATCCAGGAGCGGCTGGCCGAGATCGTGCGCCGGACCGAGGGCAACGACGAGATGCGGCTCACCTTCGCGCTCTCCTACAGCGGGCGCTCCGAGATCGTCGACGCCGTGCGCGCCATCGCGCGCGAGGTCGAGGCGGGCAATCTGGAGCCGGAGGCGATCGACGAGAAGTGCCTGCAGGCGCATCTCTACGCGCCCGAAGTGCCGGATCCCGACCTGCTGATCCGCACCGGTGGCGAGCACCGCGTCTCGAACTTCCTGCTCTGGCAGCTCGCCTACACCGAGCTGTGGACCAGCGAGACGCTCTGGCCCGACTTCACCAAGAGCGACCTCATCGAAGCGCTCGCCGCCTACCAGCAGCGCGAGCGCCGCTTCGGACGGACGGGGGCGCAGGCGCGCGAGCCGGTGTCGTGA
- the rpsB gene encoding 30S ribosomal protein S2: MTATLVSMRDLLEAGVHFGHQTRRWHPSMKPFIYGERNGVHIIDLQHTLPRFRDALEFVRETVASGGSVLFVSTKRQAQEIIAEQARACGMPFVHRRWLGGMLTNFRTIRRGIERYKELNELLGREEASSDLSKKERSRLVREQLKLHKAFEGISEMERVPDAVFVIDVRREAIAILEARRLGIPVIAVVDSNCDPYGVDFTIPGNDDALRAIQLYCEKVAEAARQGRELHNARIVDQRSEARESEESAPKHGKRVVEITQPARRPARMERMAEERRREVVEAAADFALGLTDSPLPAPEDEPVEPVTENEVEPTEPPAA; encoded by the coding sequence ATGACTGCGACCCTCGTCTCCATGCGAGACCTGCTCGAGGCCGGCGTCCACTTCGGCCACCAGACCCGCCGTTGGCATCCCTCGATGAAGCCCTTCATCTACGGCGAGCGAAACGGCGTCCACATCATCGATCTGCAGCACACGCTGCCGCGCTTCCGCGATGCGCTCGAATTCGTGCGCGAGACCGTCGCCAGCGGCGGCTCCGTGCTGTTCGTCTCGACCAAGCGTCAGGCGCAGGAGATCATCGCCGAGCAGGCGCGCGCCTGCGGGATGCCGTTCGTGCACCGGCGCTGGCTCGGCGGAATGCTCACGAACTTCCGCACGATCCGGCGCGGCATCGAGCGCTACAAGGAGCTGAACGAGCTGCTCGGGCGCGAGGAGGCGAGCTCGGACCTCTCGAAGAAGGAGCGTTCGCGGCTCGTGCGCGAGCAGCTGAAGCTCCACAAGGCCTTCGAGGGCATCTCCGAGATGGAGCGCGTTCCCGACGCCGTGTTCGTGATCGACGTGCGCCGTGAGGCGATCGCGATCCTCGAGGCGCGACGGCTCGGCATTCCCGTGATCGCCGTGGTCGACTCGAACTGCGACCCGTACGGTGTCGACTTCACGATCCCGGGCAACGACGACGCGCTGCGCGCGATCCAGCTCTACTGCGAGAAGGTCGCCGAGGCCGCGCGTCAGGGTCGCGAGCTGCACAACGCGCGAATCGTCGACCAGCGCTCCGAGGCGCGCGAATCCGAGGAGTCCGCGCCCAAGCACGGCAAGCGCGTGGTCGAGATCACGCAGCCGGCGCGGCGCCCCGCGCGTATGGAGCGGATGGCCGAGGAGCGGCGGCGCGAGGTGGTCGAGGCCGCCGCCGACTTCGCGCTCGGTCTCACGGACTCGCCGCTGCCGGCGCCCGAGGACGAGCCGGTCGAGCCGGTCACCGAGAACGAAGTCGAGCCGACGGAGCCGCCGGCCGCGTGA
- a CDS encoding Dabb family protein has protein sequence MFRHVVLFRFRPEASAAQLASLERALAALPGQVPQIRAYRFGADAGLVSGNFDFAIVADFDDAEAFRAYVDHPAHQRLVAEHVRPLTAERAAVQYRIAPP, from the coding sequence ATCTTCCGGCACGTGGTGCTGTTTCGCTTCCGGCCCGAGGCGAGCGCCGCGCAGCTCGCTTCGCTCGAACGCGCGCTCGCGGCGCTCCCCGGACAGGTTCCGCAGATCCGCGCCTACCGTTTCGGGGCCGACGCGGGGCTGGTGTCGGGGAACTTCGACTTCGCGATCGTCGCCGACTTCGACGACGCCGAGGCGTTCCGCGCCTACGTGGACCACCCCGCGCACCAGCGGCTGGTCGCCGAGCACGTCCGGCCGCTGACCGCGGAGCGCGCGGCGGTCCAGTACCGGATCGCGCCCCCGTGA
- the rseP gene encoding RIP metalloprotease RseP produces the protein MDRGALALSLPGIFDVLVPFLLLLGVLIFIHELGHFAVAKWLGVKVEKFSIGFGPSLFARRVGETEYVVAALPLGGFVKMLGEVPGEELAAEDAGRAFNLRPVWQRIAIALAGPVMNLILPVFLVAALLMGGVPTITSRVAGVLSGSAAERAGLREGDRVTAVSGEAIWRWDELETRLRAPGEAALALEIERGDQKLGVELLRAPAPDGGFQDPGLSWHAPVARVGVRDPQGPAALAGVRTGDRVTAVNSVPIANLYSLERVLPTLAPPFELELERPLDGETETIRATIRELPGAPGLETLGLAAVGVKIAGVEPTSPAKRAGLRSGDVLLRVNGELATSSEAVKDLIWGSGGAPVTLVLQRDFREIALEATPTERPMMVNGEAETHWGIGVTLGPSDEGAEYRDDVVRNPLVALARGVQRTGEILVMIVGGIVQLVTGNVGMNSLSGPIGIGEIAADAYQASWSQFVWLMAVISVNLAILNLLPIPVLDGGQIVLAAAESIKGSPLPERARDVAQTVGLSLILLLMGVAFWNDIARHWSGVVKFFSTLG, from the coding sequence GTGGATCGAGGAGCGCTCGCCTTGAGCCTGCCGGGAATCTTCGACGTTCTGGTTCCGTTCCTGCTCCTGCTCGGAGTGCTGATCTTCATCCACGAGCTCGGCCACTTCGCGGTGGCGAAGTGGCTCGGTGTGAAGGTCGAGAAGTTCTCGATCGGCTTCGGGCCGTCGCTCTTCGCGCGGCGCGTGGGCGAGACCGAGTACGTGGTCGCGGCGCTGCCGCTCGGCGGCTTCGTGAAGATGCTCGGCGAGGTTCCTGGCGAGGAGCTCGCCGCGGAGGACGCCGGCCGCGCGTTCAACCTGCGACCGGTCTGGCAGCGAATCGCGATCGCACTCGCCGGGCCGGTGATGAATCTGATCCTGCCGGTGTTCCTGGTCGCGGCACTGCTCATGGGCGGGGTTCCGACGATCACATCACGAGTGGCCGGAGTGCTCTCCGGCTCGGCGGCCGAGCGCGCCGGGCTGCGAGAGGGCGACCGTGTCACGGCGGTTTCGGGCGAGGCGATCTGGCGCTGGGACGAGCTGGAGACCCGCCTCCGGGCGCCCGGCGAAGCGGCGCTCGCGCTCGAGATCGAGCGCGGTGATCAGAAGCTCGGCGTCGAGCTGCTGCGCGCGCCGGCTCCCGACGGCGGATTCCAGGATCCCGGCCTCTCGTGGCACGCGCCGGTCGCGCGCGTCGGCGTTCGCGATCCGCAGGGCCCGGCCGCGCTCGCCGGCGTGCGCACGGGGGACCGGGTCACGGCGGTGAACTCCGTGCCGATCGCGAACCTCTACAGCCTGGAGCGGGTGTTGCCGACGCTCGCGCCGCCGTTCGAGCTCGAGCTCGAACGGCCGCTCGACGGCGAGACGGAGACGATCCGCGCCACGATCCGCGAGCTCCCGGGCGCGCCCGGCCTCGAGACGCTCGGCCTTGCGGCGGTGGGCGTGAAGATCGCCGGGGTCGAGCCGACCAGCCCGGCCAAGCGGGCCGGCCTGCGCTCCGGCGACGTGCTGCTGCGCGTGAACGGAGAGCTCGCCACCAGCAGCGAGGCCGTGAAGGACCTGATCTGGGGCAGCGGGGGCGCGCCTGTGACGCTCGTCCTGCAGCGCGACTTCCGCGAGATCGCGCTCGAAGCGACGCCGACCGAGCGGCCGATGATGGTGAACGGCGAGGCCGAGACTCATTGGGGGATCGGCGTGACGCTCGGCCCCTCCGACGAGGGCGCGGAGTACCGCGACGACGTGGTCCGCAATCCGCTGGTCGCGCTCGCGCGCGGCGTGCAGCGCACGGGCGAGATCCTGGTGATGATCGTCGGCGGGATCGTCCAGCTCGTGACCGGGAACGTTGGAATGAACAGCTTGTCCGGGCCGATCGGAATCGGCGAGATCGCGGCCGACGCGTACCAGGCCTCGTGGTCGCAGTTCGTCTGGCTGATGGCCGTGATCAGCGTGAATCTCGCGATCCTGAACCTGCTCCCGATTCCGGTGCTCGACGGCGGGCAGATCGTGCTCGCCGCGGCCGAGAGCATCAAGGGCAGCCCGCTTCCGGAGCGCGCGCGCGACGTCGCGCAGACCGTCGGCCTCTCGCTGATCCTGCTGCTGATGGGCGTCGCGTTCTGGAACGACATCGCGCGACACTGGTCTGGCGTGGTGAAGTTCTTCTCGACGCTGGGCTAG
- a CDS encoding elongation factor Ts — protein MAEISAAQVKELRERTGAGMMDCKKALGEANGDSARAAEILRERGIAKASKRVGRAGSEGRVNALVSKDGRSGALVELNCETDFVAKTDDFSALADLLANAICDAAPASVDALLDATVKGETLRDTVSSAVTKVGEDIMVRRIGRLVAPATGFVAAYVHAGGKIGTLVAIEATNPDKPDVRAFAHNVCMHVAATSPASLSRDELPKSVVDAERSVLTKQAASEGKPANIIEKMIEGRLTKFFKEVVLLEQGLVMDPDKTVNKAAQEVGAKVVGFSRFQLGEAGEE, from the coding sequence TTGGCCGAGATCTCGGCAGCACAGGTGAAAGAGCTCCGCGAGCGCACGGGCGCGGGCATGATGGACTGCAAGAAGGCCCTCGGCGAGGCGAACGGGGACTCCGCGCGCGCGGCCGAGATCCTTCGCGAGCGCGGGATCGCCAAGGCGAGCAAGCGCGTCGGTCGCGCCGGGTCCGAGGGCCGGGTGAACGCACTCGTCTCCAAGGACGGCCGCAGCGGAGCGCTGGTCGAGCTGAACTGCGAGACGGACTTCGTCGCCAAGACGGACGACTTCAGCGCGCTCGCCGACCTGCTCGCGAATGCCATCTGCGACGCGGCGCCCGCGAGCGTCGATGCCCTGCTCGATGCGACCGTGAAGGGCGAGACGCTTCGCGACACGGTGAGCAGCGCGGTGACCAAGGTCGGCGAGGACATCATGGTGCGCCGGATCGGACGGCTGGTGGCGCCTGCCACCGGCTTCGTCGCCGCCTACGTCCATGCCGGCGGCAAGATCGGGACTCTGGTCGCCATCGAGGCGACGAATCCCGACAAGCCCGACGTGCGCGCATTCGCGCACAACGTCTGCATGCACGTCGCGGCCACCAGCCCCGCGAGCCTCTCGCGCGACGAGCTTCCCAAGTCCGTCGTCGATGCGGAGCGGAGCGTGCTCACCAAGCAGGCCGCGAGCGAGGGCAAGCCCGCCAACATCATCGAGAAGATGATCGAGGGGCGGCTCACGAAGTTCTTCAAAGAGGTGGTCCTGCTCGAGCAGGGTCTGGTGATGGACCCCGACAAGACCGTGAACAAGGCGGCGCAAGAGGTCGGCGCGAAGGTCGTCGGCTTCAGCCGCTTCCAGCTCGGGGAAGCCGGCGAGGAATGA
- the tsaB gene encoding tRNA (adenosine(37)-N6)-threonylcarbamoyltransferase complex dimerization subunit type 1 TsaB → MLLALETSAECGSLALCEGEDLLGEVLLDEGERHAASLLVCLERLLGARGVSLDAVDRIALAIGPGSFTGLRIGLATALGLAFGTDRLLIPVPTLAALATQGPSVGLIAPLLDARRAEVYAGLYRSDGSALAADSCGSVGEFLSRLPPDEPIALLGSGVAPHRAEIEARLGARAVFLPPESGRLRAASVGRLALRLAAAGASVAPELVELRYLRRAEAEAKRLALHPGGEPIP, encoded by the coding sequence GTGCTGCTCGCGCTGGAGACGAGCGCGGAGTGCGGGTCGCTCGCGCTCTGCGAAGGCGAGGATCTGCTCGGAGAGGTGCTCCTGGACGAGGGCGAGCGCCACGCCGCGTCACTCCTGGTCTGTCTCGAGCGCCTGCTCGGCGCGCGCGGCGTCTCGCTCGACGCGGTCGATCGGATCGCGCTCGCGATCGGGCCCGGATCGTTCACCGGACTGCGCATCGGTCTTGCGACCGCGCTCGGACTCGCGTTCGGGACCGATCGACTCCTGATCCCGGTGCCCACGCTCGCGGCGCTGGCGACCCAAGGCCCGTCGGTCGGCCTGATCGCGCCGCTTCTCGACGCGCGACGGGCGGAGGTCTACGCGGGTCTGTACCGCTCGGACGGCAGCGCGCTCGCCGCCGATTCGTGCGGATCGGTCGGGGAGTTCCTCTCGCGCCTCCCACCCGACGAGCCGATCGCGCTTCTGGGAAGCGGCGTCGCGCCGCACCGCGCGGAGATCGAGGCGCGACTCGGCGCACGCGCCGTGTTCCTGCCGCCCGAATCCGGGCGCCTTCGCGCGGCGAGTGTCGGCCGGCTGGCCCTGCGGCTCGCGGCCGCGGGCGCAAGCGTGGCTCCGGAGCTCGTGGAGCTGCGCTATCTGCGCCGTGCCGAGGCCGAGGCGAAGCGCTTGGCTTTACACCCCGGCGGCGAACCCATACCCTAG